A window of Apium graveolens cultivar Ventura chromosome 8, ASM990537v1, whole genome shotgun sequence contains these coding sequences:
- the LOC141679419 gene encoding uncharacterized protein LOC141679419 has protein sequence MASSSASTNNYHVRSISLPCRSHPAIIRVKEELHKLKMLETSCCQTSEEICNSLSGLAELYDCTNDFLSLQSTQEAALIDHLLDGSVRLLDICGGTRDLVSKIKEYTRELESSFRRRKGDMSIESSIAKFNSFRRQMKKEAKSLIISLKQIKKQFEALQMLDLDQKHSSVIRLLTEVALSSISIYQSLLTFVTVPVSKPKGRWSVITKMIHTERVSCEEKIESVNELERIDVALRSLCTSSKGKKIESAQRGLITLETHFEGMERHLECLFRRLIKTRTLFLNMASN, from the coding sequence ATGGCTAGTTCATCAGCATCAACTAATAACTACCATGTTAGATCAATAAGCTTGCCTTGCAGATCACATCCTGCGATTATCAGAGTAAAAGAGGAGCTTCACAAGCTCAAAATGTTGGAAACATCATGCTGCCAGACGTCCGAAGAGATTTGCAATAGTCTCTCTGGCTTAGCAGAGCTCTATGATTGCACAAATGATTTTCTCAGTCTTCAGTCTACTCAAGAAGCCGCACTGATAGATCATCTATTAGATGGATCTGTGAGGCTTCTAGATATATGTGGTGGTACAAGGGATTTAGTTTCAAAAATTAAGGAATACACAAGAGAACTTGAATCATCTTTTCGAAGAAGAAAAGGAGACATGAGCATTGAAAGCAGCATTGCCAAATTCAATTCCTTTAGGAGGCAAATGAAGAAGGAAGCCAAGAGTTTAATCATTTCTTTAAAACAAATAAAGAAACAATTTGAGGCTTTGCAAATGTTGGATCTAGATCAAAAACACTCATCTGTGATAAGATTACTAACAGAAGTTGCATTATCAAGCATTTCAATTTATCAATCCTTGTTAACGTTTGTGACAGTGCCAGTTTCAAAGCCAAAGGGAAGATGGTCAGTTATAACAAAGATGATCCACACAGAACGAGTATCATGTGAAGAGAAAATTGAAAGTGTGAATGAGTTAGAAAGGATTGATGTAGCATTGAGAAGTCTTTGTACATCAAGTAAGGGAAAGAAGATCGAAAGTGCACAAAGAGGACTGATAACACTGGAGACTCATTTTGAAGGCATGGAAAGACATTTGGAGTGTCTATTTAGGCGCTTGATCAAAACAAGAACCCTATTCCTAAACATGGCATCTAATTGA
- the LOC141678246 gene encoding uncharacterized protein LOC141678246 — translation MILTKMACASEANNSHHIRSISLPSRSHPNVVEIDEELRKLKSRDVSSSCTASTVSSDLLILEGLYKCIADLLNLPLTQQALSNHQQEKWVDELLDGSVRLLDICGTTRDFMSQIKEHVVDLQSAIRRKKGDLTLASSISKFNSFRRKMKNQAKKLIADLKQVDIKTACSSILNLDYHLSDVIRVLKEVSSVSISIFQSLLIFFSSPVSKSKPTKWSLVSKLIQKGTVTCEEQIENKSELEKVDSALNTYDSCESEKIEVTQERLKELRDGIEVIESGIECMSRRLIRTRASLLNIISSL, via the coding sequence ATGATACTGACAAAAATGGCTTGTGCATCAGAAGCCAACAACAGTCATCACATCCGATCGATTAGCTTACCTTCAAGATCACATCCAAATGTAGTTGAAATAGACGAGGAGCTTAGAAAGCTGAAAAGCCGAGATGTGTCATCATCTTGCACAGCATCCACAGTCTCCAGTGACCTATTGATACTTGAAGGTCTGTACAAGTGTATTGCTGATCTTCTTAACTTGCCACTTACGCAACAAGCCCTTTCTAACCATCAACAAGAGAAATGGGTTGATGAGTTGTTGGATGGGTCAGTGAGGCTTTTAGATATCTGTGGCACCACAAGAGACTTTATGTCTCAGATCAAAGAACATGTCGTGGATCTTCAGTCTGCAATTAGAAGAAAAAAGGGAGACTTGACCCTTGCGAGCAGCATATCAAAATTCAATTCTTTCAgaagaaaaatgaaaaatcaaGCTAAAAAATTGATTGCGGATTTAAAGCAGGTGGATATCAAAACCGCATGCTCATCAATCCTCAATTTAGATTACCACCTCTCAGATGTGATCAGAGTACTAAAAGAAGTTAGTTCAGTAAGCATATCAATTTTCCAGTCCCTCCTAATATTCTTTTCTTCCCCAGTTTCCAAGTCCAAGCCAACTAAATGGTCATTAGTATCAAAATTAATACAGAAGGGGACTGTAACATGTGAAGAACAAATCGAAAACAAGAGCGAGTTAGAAAAAGTTGATTCTGCACTAAACACATACGATTCGTGTGAAAGTGAAAAGATTGAAGTCACACAAGAAAGACTGAAGGAACTACGTGATGGCATTGAAGTAATTGAATCTGGAATCGAGTGCATGTCCAGGAGATTGATCAGAACGAGAGCATCTCTTCTAAATATCATTTCCAGCTTATAG